GTAACATCGGTAACATTACCTTTTTCGTCCCATTCTGTTTTTTCTAGATAAACGCCTTTGCGAAATGTTGCTTCTTTCTTTTTAGCACCACTTTCATAGTACCAAATATTTTTTCCATCCATTTCGTCGTCATTATAATTTGCAATAATTCTAGGTTGTCCGTTTGAATACCAGAATCGCCATTTACCTTCCTTTTTACCGTTTGAATATGTACCTTCAATTTTCTTTTGTCCGTTGCTATACCAGTATTCCCAGAACCCATTTTTAATTCCTTTTTCATAAGCACCACGCAATCCTTTTTGCCCGGTTTCATAATATCCGTAACATTGGCCGGTATATGGGTCTTTAGCTTTCTTAAGATACATTACCTGCATTCTTTCTTCCAGTTGTGCATTATCAACACCCTGCGCAAAAGTTTTATCTAAAAGATTCTGAAAATAATTAATCAAAGGTTTTCTGAAAGTACTATTTTCTACCAGATTATTGTCTTTTCTATCCAAAACTTCTATGGTAACAGCAACATCATTTACCTGATCGGGACAATAGGGGCAGGGGAACCACGAAACGGTTATTGTAACCTTATCAGATATTCCGTTTACCTTTACTTTTTTCCAGCGAATAAAATTTGATTTTATTTTTGCATCGCCACCAAAATTTTCTTTCAAAATACTAATATAGTTTGCTGCATTCTGAAGTTCGCGAGTTGAAAAAGTAAGCAAATATTGGCTTTTATCATTTTTTTTACTTTTCCAGCGAAGTGCTTCTATATTGTCATAACACATTGCAACAACTTCATTTAACAGAAAAAGCGAATCCTGTATTTCTACTCTTAGAAATTGTTTTAAATTAATTTTAGAAATTGGAAGTTTAATCTGCTTATAACCAATTGATGAAAAAATAATTGTGTCATTAATATACTTTGAATCGAAATTAAGTTCGAATTTGCCATCTTCTGCTGTAATTGTACCTATTGTTGTAGCTCTTATATGAACAGCTGCAAAACTAACAGGAGCATCATTAGAATAGGCATATACACCACCTTTTAAAACTAAAGTATTAGTGGTTTGAGCAACTAAAACAAAAGGACAAATTAAAAATACTATAATGAATAATCGAAACATTCTAAATTTTTTGTCAAACCTACGGTAATTTTAAAAAAATAGCAAGTTCGCATAATTGCGTGCTTGTTAGCAATTTGAAATAAATTACTGAATTTGCGATGAAGTATAGAGTGTTAAAAAACAGAAAATCCCGATGAGTTTTATTCAAATGATAACAGATTATTTGAAGGGATTTCCATTTTTAAAGATGTACTTTCGTTTTCATTTTCATCGGATTGTTCTTCAGTTATTTCAGAGAAATCAACTGGTTTTTCTTTTCTTTTAGGCTTTGGTCTTGGCTGAACAACCGGAGTTGTAACAGGATTTACAAATAATTCGTTTGTTGCTAATTCAAGTCTGTTTGCTTTAATAAACATTCCCCATTCTAAAGCTTTAGAAATGCTTTTAATATTTAATTCAACTTCCCAATCATCAGAATTAGAGTTACGTGGAATTGCAGTAAATTCAGTTTTCTGAAGAAGACAATTATCAATAATTATCTGAATGTTTTTTGTTTTAGCTAAAATTCTGGTCTTTTCATTCATATTATTCTAACATTAAAATTTTTGTAGGTGTTTAGAATACAAAAATAATAAAAAAGGCGCAGAGTTCATCTGCGCCTTTTTAAGATTTTTATAAAATTAATTTATTTCACCATTAATTTTTTAGTAAACACAAACTCACCAGCAGTTAGTTTAACAAAGTAGCATCCGGTAGAATTCAAATCATTCTTACTAATTGAATATTCATGGTGGCCTGCTGCCAAATCATTATTTTCAATAGCCTTAATTTCCTTACCTACCAAATCTATAATTTGAATTTTAGTATTCATGTTTTCTGGTAAATCAAATGAAATAGTTGAATTTTCGTCAACTGGATTAGGATAAACTTCCATATTTACAAGATCCATAGAATATGAATCCATTCCGGTATATGTACCATTGTCAATATTAATATCTTCAAGATAAATGTTATTACCGCCATTGCCAAAGAATTCAAATTTAAATCTAAAATTTGTCTGATGCTGATTTAAATATATATGAATATTTATTGAATCTGATGCCCAGTCGGCAGGTGCAGGGTCAAAACTATTCTGATTCGGTACTGTAGTGGTTTGTAGTGCAGCTCCTAATTTTGCCCATTTTTGAGCCCAAGTTTTACCACAATTTGTAGAAACTAAAATTCTCATTTTATCATATGCAGTATCGGCATCAGTAAGAACAGTACCAGGATTTATTTTACCGCAATAAGCATATTTAAATTTTAATTTAAGAGGTACAGTATTATATAAAGAAGTTAAATCATAACCATCACTAATCAAATCGTCAAAACTGCCATTCTGGTTTCCGATAAAATTTCTGATTCTTGCAGATTTAGTACCAGAAACAGAAGCAGTATCAGTAATTTCCCATCCAATCCCAGCTGCATTATCAACTATCCAGGTAGGGTTAATTCCAGCTTCAAAATCTTCATTTAAAGGAACCTGAACATTTGTAGATGGATCAAATACTCTGATATAAGAAGTTTTTGTTATACTGTCATTTCCAGAAGCATTTGCTACGATAAGTTTTACAGGATATATTCCTGCTGCTGTATATGTTACAGAAGGATTCTGAAGTGTAGAAGTTGAAGGTGTTGCGCCGGTTAAATCCCAGTTCCATGAAGTTGGAGCTGAATTAAATGAAATATCTGAAAAGTTTACAGCATCGCCAACACAAATTCTTTTTGGGGTTGCAGAAAAGTCAGCTATTGGTGCACAAATCGGATGGTAACTTGTGTCTAAAACTCCTGTTGCAATTAAATTCTCTTTTGTCCACAAATTATGTCTGATACCTGCAAGAGTCGCATCAACTCTGGCTTTTTGTCCGTTTGTAAATGAATTGGTACAATATCCGAATTGATAATCCATATAATTCTCAATCATATCAGGCTCATCAGGACTATCTTGTGTGCAAGAATTAATACTTCCGGGAGTAAAACATGATACAGAAGTATTTTGTGTTGCAACAGCTACAGGAGGAGTATCGTCAACTTCATCGCCGGCTGATGCAAATAGAGTAGGACAACCACTTGATGCGGGCAATAATCCAAACATTAAATTTTGAAATGGATGATATAAATTAAAATAATGACCTGTTTCATGAGTAAATGTTCTGTTAAGTAAATTTATACCCATTCCACCCATATCTGTTGCTGTTCCAATTGAGCCAACACAGTCCTGACGAATTAATACACCATCAATATCAGAATCACCACCTGTTAATGCCTGTGATAAAGTATTGTCAGGAGGAAAAGGAGACATACCGCCAATAAAAGCTCCGTCGGGTAATGACATACCTTCAGGATAAATAAAATTTACAGCAAAAATATTCATGTACTTTGTTGGATCCCAAACGTATTGTTTCATAGTTGCAAAATATGCCCAATTAGTTTGAGGATCAAAGATATGTTCAATACCATTAGTGCAATTTCCAAGTACATCTATCTTTGCTAATCTGAATTCAATTGCAAAATCTGATGCTCTTGGTTTAAAAAGTGGAAAAATATTTACTGTATCTGCATTTAATTTTGCATAATCAATATTCATTTTATTAATTCCATCTATAACCTGTGCATCACTTATATTTTCAGGTCCGTTTGCATGAATAACATGAACCACTACAGGAATTATTCTTCTACCATTAATCAGAGTATCTACTTTAATGTTATTAAGATTTTCAATAATTTGCTTAAAGTTTTTTTCATAAAGCAAATAATCATTTAAAATCTGAGGGTTCTCCTTAATCTTTTGTTTAATAATTAAGTCATCTGCAATAATAGGTTTAATAGTCTGACTATAACCTAAATGAGAGATTGAAAAACTAGAAATGATAATTAAAATAAGTAAACTAAATCGATTCATATTTAGCAGTTTTAAATGGTTATTAATACCGCTAATATAAAAAAAAAGCTTAAAAAATACGATGATGAAAAATTGAAAAAACTATGTTTTAAAAATAGAATTTACCAACCTGTAAATGAATTTCCACAGTTGTGTGAAAAAGGAGAGGAATAAGAATTAAACGGTGAATTGCCTTTATTATATTGCATTTCGAAATACAAGCTGGTTTTCTCATTAATATTATAACCAATACCTATTTTGCCACCCTTAGCATCATTATAATAAGCAGGGTTTATATTGTTAGGAACATCAGGCTTTGCAAGTGAAGTATAAGCACCACCTGTTAGAAAAACTTTATTACTGATTTTATAAGATCCTTGTGTATAAAAAAAAGTTCCGTTTACATTATTCATTCTTGAACCACCCTCGGTATTAAAACTACTTGGCATACTAAAACTACTGAAAATTACACCGGCCTGAACAGATAGTTTTGAAGTTAAATTAACATTATAATTCGGAGCCAAAAAGGAACCATAATAACCTTGCCCGTTAAAACTACCACCAAATGCACCTGCATTAACGCCCCAACGACCAGAAACTCCTTTTTTAACCGGAGATAAATTAGATGGATTAAAATATTCAGTTGTAGAATCAGTCTGACCTATAGCCAGATTAAAACAGAAAAAAACTGAAACGAAAAACAATAAAGTTTTCATGTCTTTTTATTTTACTCAAAGATACATAATAATTTTTCACGTTATTAATAGATTAACATAAAAAACTTTAAAATATAAAACATATAATAATTTGATATAACATTACTTATAAAACAAATGTTAATAAAGTAATTATTTATTCTTCGTCAATATCAGGAATATAGTTGGTAGAAATAACTTTAAACTCGGTTCTACGATTCATTTGATTAGCCTGATCTTTTAATTCAGGAGTTGCTAGCTTATTTATATATTCTTCGGTTAAAATATCACCTTCCTTAAAAACTCCATCTTTTGAATCTTTTGCATTTCTTCCATTAATAACTTTTGGCATTGTTTTTCCATAACCTTTTGCCACAAGACGATCTTTTGCAATTCCTTTTTCAACCATATAATCAACTACAGATTGAGCACGTTTTTGAGATAATGTAACATTACTCAAAGAATCGCCTACCATATCGGTATGAGAGCCTAATTCAATTGTAATATTTGGATTTGCTTTTAAAATATCAGAAAGTCCGTTTAATTCTCTTTTAACTTCAGGACGTAAATCCCATTTACCAAAATCATATAATACATTTTCTACTTCAACAGGGTTTGAAATTGAAGCCAATCTAATTACATCAGAGAAAGTCTTGCTATCTGCTAATTCAGCAGTTGTTATTCTTCCCTTTCCATTAAGATAGCCTTCCTTTTTAGCTAAATAAATGTAATCTGTATGCTGATTAAGTTTATATCTGAATGTACCATCATCTAATGTTGTAATGTCAAGATCAGTTCCATCATTTCCTACAATTCTTATTCTTGCACCCTTAATAGGTTTATCGGTATTTTCATCTCTGATTACACCTTGTAAAACAAACTCCATTGGCGGTAAAATAAATGAATATATATCATCTTTTCCTTTTCCTCCTTTTCGTGAAGAACTAAATAATCCTTCCTCAGAGTTTCCTTTAAATATTATATCAAAATCATCCTGAGAAGAATTAATCGGATATCTCATATTTTCAACTATCCATTCATTATCTTCATTTTTTGTTGCTTTAAATATATCTAGTCCACCCATACCAGGATGACCGTTGGAACAAAAATACAATATGCCGTTTTCACGGATAAATGGAAACATTTCATCGCCAAGGGTATTAATTTCCATTCCAAGATTTACAAGATTTGCAAAAGATTTTGATTTTGACTTTCTTGTCATCATATAAATATCGTTACCACCAAATCCTCCTGACATTTTAGCAACAAAATACATTGTTAAACCATCTTTTGAAATTGAAGGATATCCAACAGAAATACTATCATTTGCAATTTGAACTATTTCATATTTTAGCCAGTCTTCACCAGGATCACGTACGCCTTTATAAATCTGACAACCAAGTTTAATACCTCTTGCAATTTTGCATCGAGTAAAATACAAACTATTATAGTTATCTGACAGACACGGTGCTCCATCATCATTTACTGAGTTTATAGTATCATTTAACGGTTCAGGCTTACTCCATTCACCTTTTTTATCTAAAGAAGTTTCAAAAATGTCAGAAAATATCTGACCTGTAACAGGATTTATTTTTTCACCATGAATACCCGGGCGGGTAGAGGTAAAGTAAATATTTAAATAATCATTTGAAGCATATGCCGGTGCAAAATCACTTTCTTTCGAGTTTAATTCTTTTCTGTTTTCAATTACATATCTGGTAGGACTATCAATCCACTTTGCTGAAAGGGAACAGGAAATTTTTGACACCTTTGCTCTTTCATCATTAGGAACTCTTTTTAAATATTCTTCATATTGTACAGCGGCTTCAGCATATTTTTCATTCCTTTGAAGCATATCCGCATAATAATAATAAATAAGAGGATTTTGATAATTTTTAGTAATAACCTTTAAGTATTGAGCCTCTGCCTTTTGAGTTTGATTCATATTTCTGTAACATTCTGCAATTCTAAATGAAATATAATTCTTCTCATCTTTGTTTTGAGATTCTTTATACAAATCTTTATACATATTTAAGGCTTTGAAAAACTCATTGGTTGCATAAGTGTAATCTGCCTTTTTAGTAAATTTACTATAAAAATCATCTTGTGAAAAAGCAGTATTACTTAACAAGGCTAAATAAATTATTATTACTGCTTTATAAATATATTTTGACATGAATTGAAAAATTAATATCGATGAAACGTTAAGGTCTCAAAATTATTATAAAATTGGGAATTATAACTATATTTTTTTATTCTGTTTACTAATAATTAATAACTTTACGAGTCGAAAATTTCGACAAAATTATATTTATTGTAGTCTCCGAGTTAAGTTTTCTAAGGATGAAAGTCTATGAAAATTAACCATTGGGTCAATGGAAACAAACAGCCCACCCGAGGTTTAAAACCCAAATTGGAAAGGAGAAAGTCATTAAAAAATATTTAATGATTGTGCCTTCTTTCCATTTGATAGAAGGCATTTTTATTGAGTATGGCAAATGTTTTATTTTTTTTTAAGTCTCGCATCAGGTTCGACCGAAATGAGTTTTCGGGAGCTTTTGGTGATATTGGCACCGATTTACCTTTAATAATTGGTATGATACTGGCTTCTGGATTAGATAGTGCCAGTGTTTTAATAACATACGGGATTATGCAATTGCTAACTGCAATGCTTTACGGAATTCCAATGCCGGTTCAACCATTAAAAGCAGTTGCAATGATTGTAATTACACAAAAAATTGCTCCCGAAGTTATTTATGGTGGCGGTTTAGCAATTGGTGTATTAATGTTAGTTCTATCACTAACAGGTCTTGTTGATTTAATTGCAAAATATATTCCTAAGGTTGTGGTGCGTGGAATTCAGTTTGGGCTTGGAATTCAACTTTCTATGGTTGCATTAAAAGAATATGTTGTAGCAGATTCTTTTTCGGGATATTGGCTTGCAGGAATTGCATTTATTATTACAATAATTTTATTAGGAAACAGAAAATATCCTCCGGCCATTTTTATTATTATTGCAGGCGTTGCTTATGCCTTAATTTTTAAATTCACAAACTTTAATTTTGTAAATGCAATTAGCTTTTCAATACCAAAATTGTATACACCGAGCTGGACAGACATCTTAACCGGGTTTTTAATACTGGCACTTCCACAGATTCCTCTTTCTATTGGAAATTCAATTATTGCAACAAAACAAATGGCAACTGATTATTTTCCAGAGAAAAAAATAACAGTAAAAAAAATCAGTCTTACTTATTCAATAATAAATATTATTAATCCATTTTTAGGCGGTGTTCCTACATGTCATGGTTCGGGTGGCATGGCCGGACATTACGCATTTGGTGCAAGAACCGGAGGATCTGTATTTATTTATGGCATATTGTTTTTAATCTTAGGTTTTTTCTTTAGCGGTAGTTTTGAGCAAATTGTTAAGATATTCCCTTTACCAGTATTAGGCGTAATTCTTTTATTTGAGGGATTAACATTAATGATTTTTATAAAAGATATTATTGATTCTAAAAAGAGTTTCTTTATAGCATTACTGGTTGCCTTAATTGCATGTGGCTTACCATATGGTTATTTAATTGGAATGATAGTAGGAACAATTATGTATTATATCTCTGACAAAAAAATCAAAAACTATTTTAAAATTAAATGAATTTAACAGGAATTATATTAGCTGGCGGAGAGAGCAGTAGAATAGGTAAGGACAAAAGTAAAATCATTTATAACAATTTACCATTAATTGAATATCCTATTAATTTGTTCAGGAAATACTGTGATGAAATTATTATTAGTGCCGACTCGAACAAGTTAAATGAATATAATTATTTAAAAGTACCTGATGAAATCGGGAAATATGGGCCTCTTGCAGGAATTTATTCATGTTTAAAGAAAAGTTCAAATCATGTAAATATTGTTATATCCTGTGATATGCCTTTAATTACAGATAAATTAATCAGTTATATTATTGATAATTCAAATGGATTTGATTTGATAATGCCATTTTATAATTCTCATTATGAGCCATTATGTGCAATATACACAAAATCATTAATCCCAGTTATTGAAGATTTATTTTCAAAAAATGATTACTCGCCTTTAAGTCTGATACCTGTTTGTAATTTCAAACAATTAGAAATATCCGAGAGTCTTCCATTTTTTAATAAAAATGTTTTTAGTAATGTAAATACTATTTACGATTTAAATAATTTAAAATGAATCATTATTTACCAAATTTACTTATTGTTTGTGGCTCGGGAAGAAATACCGGAAAAACTGCACTGGTAAGCAAAATAATAAAAGTAAATAAGGAAAAAAATAAAATTGCAGCAATTAAAGTTTCGCCACATTTTCATGCCGACAAACAACCAAAAAATAAAATCTGGAATGATATTGATTGCAATATTTATCTGGAAGATGAGATAACAACTAAAGACAGTTCGGCATTCTTTCAGGCTGGAGCCAGCCCTGTTTATTATTTGGAGACAAAAGATTATAAACTTAAAGAAGCATTTGAAATTATTTTAAAACATATCGGAGATGACCGTTTAATAATTTGCGAATCGGGAGTTTTAGGAAGAATATTTAAACCTGGACTTTTAATTTTTATAGAATCTTCAATTAACAAAGTTCAGGATATAAATAAAATAACCAACAGAAATACTGCAGACCTTATAATTACTGTAGAAAACGGAAAACTGGAAGATGAACTTTTAAAAATAGAAAATAAAATTACAATTATTGGAAATGAATGGAAATTAGTCTAAAATCTCTTTTCTGTTTTTTTCTACTTTTTTACTAACAAAGATGCTGATTTCAAATAGCACCCAGATTGGAAATCCTACAAGTAACATACTAAACATATCTCCCGAAGGAGTAATAAAAGCTGCTAAAATAGCAATCACAACTATTGCATGACGTCTGTATTTTCTAAGAAACGCAGATGACAACAAACCAATTTTTGTAAGAAAATATATTAATACAGGTAGTTCAAAAACAATTCCCATTGATAAGGTAAGAATTGATAAAATTGAAATATACGATCCTATTGAAATTAAATTCTTAATATTTGAGCTTAATTCATAGGTTGCCAGAAAATTTATTGTTAAAGGTGCTACTAGAAAATAACCAAAGAATACTCCGAATAAAAATAAAGCTGAAATGTATAAAATTATTCCCCTTGATGATTTTAATTCCCTTTCTTTAAGAGCAGGTTTAATAAACTGCCATAATTGCCAAACAATAAAAGGAAATGCTACAATTATTCCTGAAATTATAGAAATTAACAAATGGTAGCGAAACTGCCCACCAATTTCTGTGTTAATAAGATCTAAGGTAAAAGGCTGAAAACATAAACCATCAAAATTAAAGAAGGTACCTATTTTGCAAAATGCTTTATAAGTAATAAACTTAGTATCACTTGGTAAAAGAATAATAGTATTAAAAATAAAATCTTTATATATGAATGCAACAATTGCAAAAGCAAAAATTGCTATAACTGAGCGAAATAGATATTTCCTTAATTCATCAAGATGTCCCCAGAAGGTTGAATCGTTTTCTTTCTTTTTATAAAATCCAAATAGAAACCTAAACATAAACTTGTTTTTAGTATCTTAATCTCACTATCAAGTATATATTGAAATGAGAATAAAACTTCT
This sequence is a window from Bacteroidia bacterium. Protein-coding genes within it:
- a CDS encoding carboxypeptidase-like regulatory domain-containing protein, producing the protein MFRLFIIVFLICPFVLVAQTTNTLVLKGGVYAYSNDAPVSFAAVHIRATTIGTITAEDGKFELNFDSKYINDTIIFSSIGYKQIKLPISKINLKQFLRVEIQDSLFLLNEVVAMCYDNIEALRWKSKKNDKSQYLLTFSTRELQNAANYISILKENFGGDAKIKSNFIRWKKVKVNGISDKVTITVSWFPCPYCPDQVNDVAVTIEVLDRKDNNLVENSTFRKPLINYFQNLLDKTFAQGVDNAQLEERMQVMYLKKAKDPYTGQCYGYYETGQKGLRGAYEKGIKNGFWEYWYSNGQKKIEGTYSNGKKEGKWRFWYSNGQPRIIANYNDDEMDGKNIWYYESGAKKKEATFRKGVYLEKTEWDEKGNVTDVTNFLK
- a CDS encoding T9SS type A sorting domain-containing protein, which encodes MNRFSLLILIIISSFSISHLGYSQTIKPIIADDLIIKQKIKENPQILNDYLLYEKNFKQIIENLNNIKVDTLINGRRIIPVVVHVIHANGPENISDAQVIDGINKMNIDYAKLNADTVNIFPLFKPRASDFAIEFRLAKIDVLGNCTNGIEHIFDPQTNWAYFATMKQYVWDPTKYMNIFAVNFIYPEGMSLPDGAFIGGMSPFPPDNTLSQALTGGDSDIDGVLIRQDCVGSIGTATDMGGMGINLLNRTFTHETGHYFNLYHPFQNLMFGLLPASSGCPTLFASAGDEVDDTPPVAVATQNTSVSCFTPGSINSCTQDSPDEPDMIENYMDYQFGYCTNSFTNGQKARVDATLAGIRHNLWTKENLIATGVLDTSYHPICAPIADFSATPKRICVGDAVNFSDISFNSAPTSWNWDLTGATPSTSTLQNPSVTYTAAGIYPVKLIVANASGNDSITKTSYIRVFDPSTNVQVPLNEDFEAGINPTWIVDNAAGIGWEITDTASVSGTKSARIRNFIGNQNGSFDDLISDGYDLTSLYNTVPLKLKFKYAYCGKINPGTVLTDADTAYDKMRILVSTNCGKTWAQKWAKLGAALQTTTVPNQNSFDPAPADWASDSINIHIYLNQHQTNFRFKFEFFGNGGNNIYLEDINIDNGTYTGMDSYSMDLVNMEVYPNPVDENSTISFDLPENMNTKIQIIDLVGKEIKAIENNDLAAGHHEYSISKNDLNSTGCYFVKLTAGEFVFTKKLMVK
- a CDS encoding OmpA family protein, giving the protein MSKYIYKAVIIIYLALLSNTAFSQDDFYSKFTKKADYTYATNEFFKALNMYKDLYKESQNKDEKNYISFRIAECYRNMNQTQKAEAQYLKVITKNYQNPLIYYYYADMLQRNEKYAEAAVQYEEYLKRVPNDERAKVSKISCSLSAKWIDSPTRYVIENRKELNSKESDFAPAYASNDYLNIYFTSTRPGIHGEKINPVTGQIFSDIFETSLDKKGEWSKPEPLNDTINSVNDDGAPCLSDNYNSLYFTRCKIARGIKLGCQIYKGVRDPGEDWLKYEIVQIANDSISVGYPSISKDGLTMYFVAKMSGGFGGNDIYMMTRKSKSKSFANLVNLGMEINTLGDEMFPFIRENGILYFCSNGHPGMGGLDIFKATKNEDNEWIVENMRYPINSSQDDFDIIFKGNSEEGLFSSSRKGGKGKDDIYSFILPPMEFVLQGVIRDENTDKPIKGARIRIVGNDGTDLDITTLDDGTFRYKLNQHTDYIYLAKKEGYLNGKGRITTAELADSKTFSDVIRLASISNPVEVENVLYDFGKWDLRPEVKRELNGLSDILKANPNITIELGSHTDMVGDSLSNVTLSQKRAQSVVDYMVEKGIAKDRLVAKGYGKTMPKVINGRNAKDSKDGVFKEGDILTEEYINKLATPELKDQANQMNRRTEFKVISTNYIPDIDEE
- a CDS encoding transporter, which produces MANVLFFFKSRIRFDRNEFSGAFGDIGTDLPLIIGMILASGLDSASVLITYGIMQLLTAMLYGIPMPVQPLKAVAMIVITQKIAPEVIYGGGLAIGVLMLVLSLTGLVDLIAKYIPKVVVRGIQFGLGIQLSMVALKEYVVADSFSGYWLAGIAFIITIILLGNRKYPPAIFIIIAGVAYALIFKFTNFNFVNAISFSIPKLYTPSWTDILTGFLILALPQIPLSIGNSIIATKQMATDYFPEKKITVKKISLTYSIINIINPFLGGVPTCHGSGGMAGHYAFGARTGGSVFIYGILFLILGFFFSGSFEQIVKIFPLPVLGVILLFEGLTLMIFIKDIIDSKKSFFIALLVALIACGLPYGYLIGMIVGTIMYYISDKKIKNYFKIK
- a CDS encoding molybdenum cofactor guanylyltransferase — encoded protein: MNLTGIILAGGESSRIGKDKSKIIYNNLPLIEYPINLFRKYCDEIIISADSNKLNEYNYLKVPDEIGKYGPLAGIYSCLKKSSNHVNIVISCDMPLITDKLISYIIDNSNGFDLIMPFYNSHYEPLCAIYTKSLIPVIEDLFSKNDYSPLSLIPVCNFKQLEISESLPFFNKNVFSNVNTIYDLNNLK
- the tatC gene encoding twin-arginine translocase subunit TatC, which encodes MFRFLFGFYKKKENDSTFWGHLDELRKYLFRSVIAIFAFAIVAFIYKDFIFNTIILLPSDTKFITYKAFCKIGTFFNFDGLCFQPFTLDLINTEIGGQFRYHLLISIISGIIVAFPFIVWQLWQFIKPALKERELKSSRGIILYISALFLFGVFFGYFLVAPLTINFLATYELSSNIKNLISIGSYISILSILTLSMGIVFELPVLIYFLTKIGLLSSAFLRKYRRHAIVVIAILAAFITPSGDMFSMLLVGFPIWVLFEISIFVSKKVEKNRKEILD